TAAAAATTTGATCGACATCAAAACTCTCACTATTTGCTTCAAGCTCTTCAAGTTGAGGCATCAAACTATTTTCACACTCAATAGCAAACTGCTTTGACGAAATAGCAAGTTTTTGAAGTGCTTGATTAAAACTCTTTTTGAAAACAGTAATTGAACTTTCAGTCTCCAAAGTTTCCGCTTTTCCTGTTGCAATCATGTTGATAACGGTTGTGTTTTCCAAATCACTACGACTATCAAGAAATTTAAACTCTTCAATATGATCAAGGAAAGCTCGTTTTCGATCACTATCACCAATTGGATATCGAATGATTGAGTTTAAAACTCGACGACCAAATCTCTCTAAAAGATAGTCAAATTTATCGTCTTGATTTTTGTAATTAAAGACTGGTTTGATAATTTTTGAGACCTCATCGCTGTCTTTAATTGCCTTTACGAAAGCACCGAAAATATCTCTTTCAACTTCTTCAGTTTGATGCTTAACACTTTTTTCTACAATCGCAACAAAATCTTTTAAAAGTTCCTCGAATTTGTGTTGTCGAAAAGTGTGATTTGTAAGAGAAATCTCTTTTTTATCCGTCGCAAAATCTTCAATTTCTCTTACTGAAACTGGTTTAAAAAAGTTTTTAACTTCCGTAGTTAGTTTCTTTGCAAAAGGTTTTTCTTTTAAAAATTTATCTTCCAAAGAATCTCGAATGTCATTTAATGCTTTGACTGTGTCTCTTTTAATCCGTCTTTTTTCTCTATCTTTGATGAGGTCTCGCATCTCCTCTTCATCCATCTCTGGATCAATATCTTGCAACTCTTCAGAATTTAAAATATTCTCAAAAACTTCTAGTGTTTGGGATTGAATATTTTTCAGTTTTTGCTCTTCAATTTTAAACCAATCCTTCTTATAATATGAAATTAAAGAGTCTCTCAATTGATCAATATTTGCGGGAACTCCCTCATTTTCAGAATAATTTGCATCTTCACGATCTTTTTCATTTAAAACACCAATCTCATTTAAGTGTTTAAATGCTGAACCAAAAATTATTCTTTCTGAATTTCCGTATCCTCCAACAGCAGTAAAAACATTCGATTTCGCCTTATTTTTTGTCTCATCGTTTCTAAAAGTATCAAATTTGTTTCCAAAAACAAAAAGTTTATCACTTAATTTTATCTTTGTTCCATGCTCTTGAAAATTCTGTTTAAAAATTTCTAATGTTTGTTCATCTAAATTTGAACCACCCCGAGAATCAATGACTAAAACAATTGCATTTGCATTTTGAAAACTTTCTAAAGTCTGTTTTCGGTGAGATGGAATTGAAGAATCAAAACCTGGAACATCGTAAATTATCGATTTTGACATATCTTTTAAAGCTTGAGAACGAACAACCGCACTTTTAACACTAATTGGTTTGTAAAGTTCATCTTGGATTTCAGAAATATACGATTTAAACTCTTTGTCAGACAATTGAGTTTTTGCAAACTCTTTTGGCTTTTTGTCTAAATGTGTAGAAATTTGCAATCTGTGATATAAAATATCTTTTAAATCTTTAATTGTTCGATCTTTTTTTGCAGTGTAAAGAGCTTCATTATTCTCTTTTAAGTTTTCAATGTGATTGTCTAAATTTACAAAAGTTTCAAAATCTTCATTTTGTGCATTTGGATATTCAATATCTACAAGAAGTTCTCGGAAAATTTTGTTAAATTCATCTTTCGTATAAA
This genomic window from Thiovulum sp. ES contains:
- a CDS encoding GTPase (PFAM: Dynamin family), which gives rise to MNYEAKKNQLLSKSENLNTAINSVIDSDKQNIIIKKTDLKEIRNLQKSSKKILDDLKEESFKIAVVGITSSGKSTLVNALTDHNVLPTAFDRCTYTTTTLVSGEGATIEFYTKDEFNKIFRELLVDIEYPNAQNEDFETFVNLDNHIENLKENNEALYTAKKDRTIKDLKDILYHRLQISTHLDKKPKEFAKTQLSDKEFKSYISEIQDELYKPISVKSAVVRSQALKDMSKSIIYDVPGFDSSIPSHRKQTLESFQNANAIVLVIDSRGGSNLDEQTLEIFKQNFQEHGTKIKLSDKLFVFGNKFDTFRNDETKNKAKSNVFTAVGGYGNSERIIFGSAFKHLNEIGVLNEKDREDANYSENEGVPANIDQLRDSLISYYKKDWFKIEEQKLKNIQSQTLEVFENILNSEELQDIDPEMDEEEMRDLIKDREKRRIKRDTVKALNDIRDSLEDKFLKEKPFAKKLTTEVKNFFKPVSVREIEDFATDKKEISLTNHTFRQHKFEELLKDFVAIVEKSVKHQTEEVERDIFGAFVKAIKDSDEVSKIIKPVFNYKNQDDKFDYLLERFGRRVLNSIIRYPIGDSDRKRAFLDHIEEFKFLDSRSDLENTTVINMIATGKAETLETESSITVFKKSFNQALQKLAISSKQFAIECENSLMPQLEELEANSESFDVDQIFRSTALSSIEEIEKEINNDIENFKTILEKAVIPTLDLEIIFMG